From a single Granulicella aggregans genomic region:
- a CDS encoding ComEC/Rec2 family competence protein, which yields MMFAKRVLPVVLAIGSALTANAQSAGKLKIFFMDVEGGQATLFVTPAGESLLIDTGWPGNNGRDADRIVAEAKKAGLSKIDYVLITHYHDDHVGGVPQLVARIPVGTFIDHGPNRELTPGVDHDYAEYQKVLATGKSKHLVLKPGEVLPIKGFHATVISADGALIAHSLSGAGQPNEACKTSPTKPADQTENARSLGIEIDFGKLKLLDLGDLTWDKEMELMCPTNKLGKIDILVVSHHGWYQSSSPALVHGIHPRVAIMDNGEKKGGSPGTLDTLNSTPGLEALYQLHFATESTTKNAPTERIANLQGTVPDAGNPLELTASKDGSFSITNTRTKETKLFPAR from the coding sequence ATGATGTTCGCAAAACGTGTGCTCCCCGTAGTTCTCGCAATCGGCAGCGCCCTCACTGCAAATGCGCAGTCTGCCGGCAAGCTCAAGATCTTCTTCATGGATGTCGAAGGCGGCCAGGCGACGCTCTTCGTCACCCCCGCAGGCGAGTCGCTGCTCATCGACACCGGCTGGCCCGGCAACAACGGCCGCGACGCCGACCGCATCGTCGCCGAGGCGAAGAAGGCCGGCCTCTCGAAGATCGACTACGTCCTCATCACCCACTATCACGACGACCACGTCGGCGGTGTCCCGCAGCTCGTCGCGCGCATCCCCGTCGGCACCTTCATCGACCACGGCCCCAACCGCGAACTCACTCCCGGAGTCGATCACGACTACGCCGAGTACCAGAAGGTCCTGGCCACGGGCAAGTCAAAGCACCTCGTCCTGAAACCTGGCGAAGTATTGCCAATCAAGGGCTTCCACGCCACAGTCATCAGCGCCGATGGGGCTTTGATCGCCCACTCGCTCTCCGGCGCAGGCCAGCCCAATGAGGCCTGCAAGACCTCGCCCACCAAGCCTGCCGATCAGACCGAGAACGCCCGCTCCCTCGGCATCGAGATCGACTTCGGCAAGCTTAAACTCCTCGACCTGGGCGACCTCACCTGGGACAAAGAGATGGAGCTGATGTGTCCCACGAACAAGCTCGGAAAGATCGACATCTTAGTCGTCTCCCACCACGGCTGGTACCAGAGCTCGAGTCCAGCGCTCGTCCACGGCATCCATCCCCGCGTTGCCATCATGGATAACGGCGAGAAGAAGGGCGGCTCACCGGGCACGCTGGACACGCTGAACTCCACCCCGGGCCTCGAAGCTCTCTATCAACTCCACTTCGCAACTGAAAGCACCACCAAAAACGCCCCCACCGAACGCATCGCCAACCTTCAAGGCACAGTCCCCGACGCGGGCAATCCCCTCGAACTGACCGCCTCAAAGGACGGGAGCTTCAGCATCACCAACACCCGCACCAAGGAGACGAAACTCTTCCCGGCAAGATAG
- a CDS encoding S41 family peptidase gives MALPHSLRLTAALFCLSAPFASAQLHRGYYSDPALHGDNLIFTSEGDLWSVSAHGGEAHRLTSGTGIESHATLSPDGQTVAFQAHYEGPAEVYTMPVTGGMPQRRTWDGDAAPEGWTPDGRLIVNTNRYSTLPDNQLILIGSHGEHEAVPLATASEAAYSSDGKTLFFTRSNKQWSETKRYKGGWAENLWRFDGHSEATPLTADFTGTSHAPIYSNGRVYFLSDRDGVMNLFSMDEQGHDVKQLSHQRKFDVQSATVYDGHIIYASGAELWTLDPTSGHEEIIPVTLSSDFDQLREHWVTHPVQFITSAHLAPDGSAAVFTARGEVFTLAPKNGRIIKVAADSATRFRDARFLPDGKSILTLSTQTGETEFWKYPANGQITPETKPEEWTKDDKVLRWDGITSPDGHYLAHYDKDQQLWLLDTRTKQNKLIRQSMHGDFADLSWSPDSRWLAFSETAADLFTQIEVLEIATGKVQALTSDRFNSMSAVWSSDGKWLYFLSDRNLSTTVQSPWGSRQPSPHFDRTVRVYQLALTSDLRSPFLAPDELHPESKSDKDKDSDEKKEKKDEDKKKEAGKPVDKAGKDTKTIADEKADKDKEKDKKIPEVKIDFTGIQARISEVPAAPGNYSSLQATEKRLCWLNSTDEADPKSSLQCLDIDNKGDETDTVMADVQGYEISADRKKLLLHKGEDFWILDSDVKGSGLSDAKVMGKAHIDLSHWAFSTTPQAEFHGIFLDAWRLERDYFYDRHMQGVDWPGMRDRYMPLVDRVSNREELNNVIAQMVSELSALHTFVQGGDARKPADNIAIAALGARLRRDEKAGGYIVEHIYAYDPDLPAQAPPLARPESLVHEGEVITSIDGTELLGVQDERELLRGKVGVPVLLHVKPVSGEPRNVLVKPVTARDEAKLRYAEWEYTRRTTVEAASSNTIGYVHLRAMGSGDIDQWARDYYPVFKRQGLIIDVRHNQGGNIDSWLLGTLLRKAWFYWQPRVGEPDWNMQGAFRGHIVVLTDAETASDGEAFTEGFKRFEMGKVIGTRTWGGEIWLSGSNVEADGGIATAAEIGVYGPEGKWLIEGHGVDPDITVDNLPHATFSGSDAQLQAAIDLLTQQIKSDPRPVPPAPPYPDKSFKN, from the coding sequence ATGGCCCTGCCGCACTCCCTTCGCCTCACCGCCGCCCTCTTCTGTCTCTCCGCTCCATTCGCCTCCGCCCAACTCCATCGCGGCTACTACAGCGATCCCGCCCTGCACGGCGACAACCTCATCTTCACCTCCGAGGGCGATCTCTGGTCCGTCTCCGCCCATGGCGGCGAGGCCCACCGGCTCACCTCCGGCACCGGCATTGAGAGCCACGCCACGCTCTCGCCCGACGGCCAGACCGTCGCGTTCCAGGCGCACTACGAAGGCCCCGCGGAGGTCTACACCATGCCGGTCACCGGCGGCATGCCCCAGCGCCGCACGTGGGACGGCGACGCCGCGCCCGAAGGCTGGACCCCTGACGGACGCCTCATCGTCAACACCAACCGCTACTCCACTCTGCCGGACAACCAGCTCATCCTGATTGGCAGCCACGGCGAACACGAAGCCGTCCCCCTTGCGACAGCCTCGGAAGCCGCCTACTCCTCCGACGGCAAGACCCTCTTCTTCACCCGCTCCAATAAGCAGTGGAGCGAGACGAAGCGCTACAAAGGTGGATGGGCCGAAAACCTCTGGCGCTTCGACGGCCACTCCGAGGCCACGCCTCTCACCGCCGACTTTACCGGCACCTCGCACGCGCCCATCTACTCAAACGGCCGAGTCTACTTCCTCTCTGACCGCGACGGCGTCATGAACCTCTTCTCCATGGATGAGCAGGGCCACGACGTCAAGCAACTCAGCCATCAGCGCAAGTTCGATGTTCAGTCGGCGACGGTCTACGACGGCCACATCATTTACGCCTCGGGTGCCGAACTCTGGACCCTCGATCCCACCTCAGGCCACGAAGAGATCATCCCGGTTACGCTCTCATCAGACTTCGACCAACTCCGCGAGCACTGGGTCACCCACCCCGTCCAGTTCATCACCTCCGCGCACCTCGCTCCCGACGGCTCCGCCGCCGTCTTCACCGCGCGCGGAGAGGTCTTCACGCTCGCCCCGAAGAACGGCCGCATCATCAAGGTCGCCGCCGACTCCGCAACCCGCTTCCGCGACGCCCGCTTCCTGCCCGATGGCAAGAGCATCCTCACCCTCTCCACCCAGACCGGAGAGACCGAATTCTGGAAGTATCCCGCCAACGGCCAGATCACGCCTGAGACCAAGCCCGAAGAGTGGACCAAGGACGACAAAGTTCTGCGCTGGGATGGAATCACCTCGCCAGACGGCCACTACCTCGCCCACTACGACAAAGATCAGCAGCTCTGGCTCCTCGACACCAGGACCAAACAAAACAAGCTCATCCGCCAGTCCATGCACGGTGACTTCGCCGACCTCTCGTGGTCGCCCGACAGCCGTTGGCTCGCTTTCTCTGAAACCGCCGCCGATCTCTTCACGCAGATCGAAGTTCTTGAGATCGCCACCGGAAAAGTGCAGGCGCTTACCTCCGACCGCTTCAACAGCATGAGCGCGGTATGGAGCTCCGACGGCAAGTGGCTCTACTTCCTCTCCGACCGCAACCTGAGCACCACCGTCCAGTCGCCATGGGGATCACGCCAGCCCTCTCCGCACTTCGACCGCACCGTCCGCGTCTACCAGTTGGCGCTGACTTCCGATCTCCGCTCGCCTTTCCTCGCGCCGGACGAACTCCATCCTGAGAGCAAGTCCGATAAGGACAAAGACAGCGACGAGAAGAAAGAAAAGAAGGACGAAGACAAGAAGAAGGAAGCAGGCAAGCCCGTTGACAAGGCAGGTAAAGACACCAAGACCATCGCCGACGAGAAAGCCGATAAAGACAAGGAAAAAGACAAGAAGATCCCCGAGGTCAAGATCGACTTCACCGGCATCCAAGCCCGCATATCTGAGGTTCCCGCAGCACCCGGCAACTACTCCAGCCTGCAGGCCACCGAGAAGCGCCTCTGCTGGTTGAACTCCACCGACGAAGCAGACCCCAAGTCCTCCCTCCAATGCCTCGACATCGACAACAAGGGCGACGAGACCGACACCGTCATGGCCGACGTGCAGGGCTACGAGATCTCCGCCGACCGCAAGAAGCTGCTCCTTCACAAGGGCGAAGACTTCTGGATACTCGATTCAGACGTCAAGGGCTCTGGCCTCTCCGACGCCAAGGTGATGGGCAAAGCGCACATCGATCTCTCGCACTGGGCCTTCTCGACCACACCGCAGGCCGAGTTCCACGGCATCTTCCTCGATGCCTGGCGGCTCGAGCGCGACTACTTCTACGACCGCCACATGCAGGGAGTCGACTGGCCTGGAATGCGCGACCGCTACATGCCGCTCGTCGACCGCGTCTCCAATCGCGAAGAGCTCAACAACGTCATCGCCCAGATGGTCTCCGAGCTCTCCGCTCTCCACACCTTCGTTCAGGGTGGAGACGCCCGCAAGCCCGCTGACAACATCGCCATCGCTGCCCTCGGCGCACGACTTCGCCGCGATGAGAAAGCCGGCGGCTACATCGTCGAGCATATCTACGCCTACGATCCCGACCTGCCCGCTCAGGCACCTCCGCTCGCCCGGCCCGAGTCCCTCGTCCACGAAGGCGAAGTCATCACCTCTATAGACGGCACCGAACTCCTCGGCGTTCAGGACGAACGCGAGCTTCTACGTGGCAAGGTCGGCGTCCCCGTCCTGCTGCACGTAAAGCCCGTATCCGGCGAGCCTCGCAATGTCCTCGTCAAGCCCGTTACTGCTCGAGATGAAGCGAAACTTCGCTACGCTGAGTGGGAGTACACCCGCCGTACCACGGTCGAAGCGGCATCCTCGAACACCATTGGCTACGTCCACCTTCGCGCCATGGGTTCAGGCGACATCGACCAGTGGGCCCGCGACTACTACCCCGTCTTCAAGCGCCAGGGGCTCATCATCGACGTCCGCCACAACCAGGGTGGCAACATCGACTCCTGGCTGCTCGGCACACTCCTTCGCAAGGCCTGGTTCTACTGGCAGCCGCGAGTCGGCGAGCCCGACTGGAACATGCAGGGAGCTTTCCGTGGCCACATCGTCGTCCTCACCGACGCCGAGACCGCCTCCGACGGCGAAGCCTTCACCGAAGGCTTCAAGCGCTTCGAGATGGGTAAGGTCATCGGCACCCGCACCTGGGGCGGAGAGATCTGGCTCAGCGGCAGCAACGTCGAGGCCGATGGAGGCATAGCCACCGCCGCCGAGATTGGAGTCTACGGGCCGGAAGGGAAGTGGCTCATCGAGGGCCATGGCGTCGACCCCGACATCACCGTCGACAATCTTCCCCACGCCACCTTCTCCGGCAGCGACGCTCAGCTACAGGCCGCGATCGATCTCCTGACGCAGCAGATCAAGTCCGATCCTCGCCCCGTCCCGCCCGCACCCCCATACCCTGACAAATCCTTCAAAAACTAG
- a CDS encoding SDR family NAD(P)-dependent oxidoreductase, which yields MAENLFDLTGQLALITGASRGLGQYFGRALARAGADLIITSRKKADLAPFVAEIEALGRKAYPLELDVRDHESILAMAAAAEQIGQVHILVNNAGCNVRKPAVDVTWDDYNLILETNLRGSFFVAQQIAKQMIPHRYGRIVNIGSVTSVAGYADLAPYTASRGGIRQLTMSLADEWGRHGITVNCLAPGWFQTAQNKVLYENQEWVDYLVDRIPLKRPGEPHDLDGAIVFLASEVSRYVTGQTLLVDGGISTGATRANVKPAIKPSVESQEK from the coding sequence GTGGCAGAGAACCTCTTCGACCTCACCGGACAGCTTGCCCTCATCACCGGAGCCTCGCGCGGTCTCGGCCAATACTTCGGTCGCGCCCTTGCCCGCGCCGGGGCAGACCTCATCATTACCAGCCGCAAGAAGGCTGATCTGGCCCCCTTCGTCGCCGAGATCGAAGCCCTCGGCCGCAAAGCGTATCCGCTCGAACTCGATGTCCGCGACCACGAAAGCATCCTCGCCATGGCTGCCGCAGCCGAGCAGATCGGCCAGGTCCACATCCTCGTCAACAACGCCGGCTGCAACGTCCGCAAGCCAGCCGTCGACGTCACCTGGGACGACTACAACCTCATCCTCGAGACCAACCTTCGCGGCAGCTTCTTTGTCGCCCAGCAGATCGCCAAGCAGATGATCCCGCACCGTTACGGCCGCATCGTGAACATCGGCTCCGTCACCAGCGTCGCAGGCTACGCCGACCTTGCGCCTTACACGGCAAGCCGCGGTGGCATCCGTCAGCTCACCATGAGCCTTGCCGACGAGTGGGGTCGCCACGGCATCACCGTTAACTGCTTAGCCCCCGGCTGGTTCCAGACCGCCCAAAACAAGGTCCTCTACGAGAACCAGGAGTGGGTCGACTACCTCGTCGACCGCATCCCGCTCAAACGCCCCGGCGAACCTCACGACCTCGACGGCGCCATCGTCTTCCTCGCCTCCGAGGTCAGCCGCTACGTCACCGGCCAGACCCTGCTCGTAGACGGCGGCATCTCCACCGGCGCAACCCGCGCCAACGTAAAGCCAGCAATCAAGCCGTCGGTAGAATCCCAGGAGAAATGA
- a CDS encoding galactitol-1-phosphate 5-dehydrogenase, protein MKALLLSEYSHLAISDVAAPVPSPDELLIQVAACGICGSDVHGYDGSSGRRIPPIVMGHEAAGTVVAVGNDVKSFAPGDRVTFDSTVFCGVCDFCRAGDVNLCNDRQVIGVSCGEYRRAGAFAEFLTVPERVAYHLPDELSFPDAAMLEAVSVALHGVAVSEMKGDETVLVIGAGMIGLLLLQAARTTGYASACVYVSDVDATRLALASDLRADATFLATGSDLTAEIMKRTQGRGVDIVLEAVGRDETIATAIDCVRKGGTVVLVGNISPQVNLPLQKVVSRQIRLQGSCASAGEYPDAMDLIASGKIKVAPLITAIAPLADGPQWFERLHSREPNLMKIVLDPRPQTTESL, encoded by the coding sequence AGGTCGCCGCCTGCGGCATCTGCGGTAGCGACGTCCACGGCTACGACGGCTCCTCCGGCCGCCGCATCCCGCCCATCGTCATGGGCCACGAAGCTGCCGGCACCGTCGTCGCTGTCGGGAACGATGTCAAAAGCTTCGCCCCCGGCGACCGCGTTACCTTCGACTCCACCGTCTTCTGCGGTGTCTGCGACTTCTGCCGCGCCGGCGATGTCAACCTCTGCAACGACCGCCAGGTCATCGGTGTATCCTGCGGCGAGTACCGCCGCGCCGGTGCCTTCGCCGAGTTCCTCACCGTCCCCGAGCGCGTCGCCTACCACCTCCCCGATGAGCTCTCCTTCCCTGATGCGGCCATGCTCGAAGCCGTCTCCGTCGCCCTTCACGGCGTCGCCGTCTCGGAGATGAAGGGCGACGAAACGGTCCTCGTAATAGGCGCAGGAATGATCGGCCTCCTGCTGCTCCAGGCTGCCCGCACCACCGGCTACGCCTCCGCCTGCGTCTACGTCTCCGATGTCGACGCCACCCGCCTCGCCCTTGCCAGTGACCTTCGCGCTGATGCCACCTTCCTCGCCACCGGCTCCGACCTCACCGCCGAGATCATGAAGCGCACCCAGGGCCGCGGCGTCGACATCGTCCTCGAAGCCGTCGGCCGCGACGAGACCATCGCCACCGCCATCGACTGCGTCCGCAAAGGCGGCACCGTCGTCCTCGTCGGCAACATCTCGCCCCAGGTCAACCTGCCACTACAGAAGGTCGTCTCCCGCCAGATCCGCCTGCAAGGCTCCTGCGCCTCCGCCGGCGAATACCCAGACGCCATGGACCTCATCGCCTCCGGCAAGATCAAAGTAGCCCCGTTAATCACCGCGATCGCTCCGCTTGCGGACGGCCCCCAGTGGTTCGAGCGTCTCCACTCCCGCGAGCCCAACCTGATGAAGATCGTTCTCGATCCCCGCCCTCAAACAACGGAGTCGCTCTAA
- a CDS encoding MFS transporter, whose protein sequence is MIDEEVITRRDKVGGRRWTIAWLLGLGVLVNYFDRVNLSVSHAALNATFGISDVVFGYLSSAYNLTYAICQLPVGLLLDRFGVRRVGRISTLLWSLASFAAAAASSIAGFFGARFLLGVGEAPTFPANAKAIGLWFPAKERSFATSIFDAAAKFASAIGVPVIGVLLVKVGWRWSFAATGFVSLLYFGIFSKVYRDPDDDARLTEAERTYITEDSAGQLNHELGERASLGHLIRQKKVLGLAIGFGAYNYSFYLLLTWLPSYLASALHLDLLHSFLYTGVPWLFATACDLGAGLGADALIQRGWDASRVRKTILVAGTAFGLGILGATHAHTPAQALFWISLCIGGLSAAAPIGWSIPSMISPRGSVGTVGGIINFSGQISGIAAPILTGYVVHATGSYKWVFGIAAIYLAIGIASYVLLLGKIEPVPAEAGV, encoded by the coding sequence ATGATCGATGAGGAAGTGATAACGCGGCGCGACAAGGTGGGTGGGCGCCGGTGGACGATTGCGTGGCTGCTGGGGCTGGGCGTGCTGGTCAACTACTTCGACCGGGTGAACCTCTCTGTTTCTCATGCAGCGCTGAATGCGACGTTCGGGATCTCAGACGTTGTGTTCGGCTATCTTTCGAGCGCCTATAACCTGACCTACGCGATCTGCCAGTTGCCGGTGGGGTTGCTGCTGGACCGGTTTGGAGTGCGGCGGGTAGGGCGGATCAGCACGCTGCTTTGGAGTCTTGCTTCGTTTGCTGCTGCAGCGGCGTCGAGCATCGCCGGATTCTTCGGAGCTCGGTTCCTGCTGGGTGTGGGCGAGGCTCCGACGTTTCCGGCGAATGCCAAGGCCATCGGACTGTGGTTTCCGGCGAAGGAGCGGAGCTTTGCGACATCGATCTTCGATGCGGCGGCGAAGTTCGCTTCGGCGATTGGCGTGCCGGTGATCGGCGTGCTGCTGGTGAAGGTGGGATGGCGGTGGAGCTTTGCGGCGACCGGGTTCGTGAGTCTGCTGTACTTCGGGATCTTCAGCAAGGTCTATCGCGATCCGGATGACGATGCGAGGCTGACCGAGGCTGAGCGAACGTACATTACGGAGGATTCCGCAGGGCAGTTGAACCATGAGCTTGGCGAGCGGGCCTCGCTCGGGCATCTGATCCGGCAGAAGAAGGTGCTGGGGCTGGCGATCGGGTTTGGGGCGTACAACTACAGCTTCTACCTGCTGCTGACGTGGCTGCCAAGCTATCTGGCTTCAGCGCTGCATCTCGACCTGCTGCACTCGTTTCTGTATACGGGCGTGCCTTGGCTGTTTGCTACAGCATGCGACCTTGGAGCGGGGCTGGGGGCCGATGCGCTGATTCAACGTGGGTGGGACGCGAGCCGGGTGCGCAAGACGATTCTGGTGGCAGGAACGGCGTTCGGGTTGGGGATTCTTGGGGCCACGCACGCGCACACGCCGGCGCAGGCGTTGTTCTGGATCAGCCTCTGCATCGGCGGACTGTCAGCGGCGGCGCCCATTGGCTGGTCGATTCCTTCTATGATCTCGCCGCGCGGGAGCGTGGGGACGGTGGGCGGGATCATCAATTTTTCGGGCCAGATCTCGGGCATCGCAGCTCCGATTCTTACCGGGTACGTGGTGCATGCGACGGGATCTTACAAGTGGGTATTTGGGATTGCGGCGATCTATCTGGCGATTGGGATCGCGAGCTATGTTTTGCTGCTGGGGAAGATCGAGCCCGTGCCGGCGGAGGCCGGAGTTTAG
- a CDS encoding FG-GAP-like repeat-containing protein, with translation MQLLVTVTRMVYAYRRTRRNFPTPLETTMPAAHRVPPAVVAFALLALTALIPFHAHALTPTTTTLTLSAPCFTQGCILTFTAKVTGGSSSVHPGLVYFCEGSVANCENTIAIGHAQLTATGSAAIVVGAQSLVPGTHQIYAVFAGTSVYSGSSSAVQELTVPSSVLTTLTNLSATPADQAGQYKLQAQVTSLGNSGATGNVSFFDTSFANAPLGSVPMTNNGFVGFYDNANLFDLTGIPSNYFGDVVKVATGDFNRDGSDDILLVGAHAIHVMLGSANRRFTLAPSSSPNLGTSSGDIKVADFNSDGKLDIAVPDASTHSVRVSLGNGDGTFTDVTPTTFTENPVNVYVGDFNGDGIPDLVVTIQDPSTQTYALQVALGNGNGTFTPQSATYLSGHITNLPVYIADEDGDGKLDLIVTDSGTFASQLRVLHGNGDGTFTAVAAATQTTAPILTTAGDYTGDGILDVFIYDGNNIVMWAGVGDGTFVQPPNGYGVLNIEDRIFKSLVTGDFDHNGTLEPAGAVLETLNPTPDSAYIVYVGQNTPPGYLSYAPLDGLPIPDLNGSVYTPGSIAVGDFNGDGFLDILDFTPTTTPQTTNYAGGNIFVLDSATSPAITLGATGIHQVVATYQGDSSHLASTSPPQALTGAQSANGGTSFTGLTSVSLNGGASLDGGVLRLTDGNSFEARSAFYPTRVPVYDFQTSFEFQIPNQESDGLAFVLQSNGPNAIGSNGGGIGYGVAPGASSGASIINSLAVIFDTHNNQGEGANSVRIETGGITSPAGSVDLTSSGIDLHSGDHFLAQIVHAETTGALGLTINDLDTGKSFTHTFTVDLFGALGDTSGYAGFTSATGATASTVSVLKWTYSGERCCDTIGSTNTPYYPNGFVNPGSAIQFYGGSALSGTALQLTSGGTFEATRTNILGAVESQQWVTDFDFAIQGTGGDGFTFFRSSDGYPGVTGGFGGALGYAGPYRGGNPGAPAGFGDSLAIKFDLHDNAGESPNSTGLYFNGASPTTPALDLYPSRVDLHSGHTFHARISYFRGAISLSITDLTSYAVFTTRFAPSTGLGTASVGFTAATGATANTIQILNWTYDSVDVDF, from the coding sequence ATGCAACTTCTAGTCACCGTGACCCGCATGGTGTACGCTTATCGGCGCACGCGGCGTAACTTTCCAACTCCCCTGGAGACCACCATGCCCGCAGCCCATAGAGTCCCACCTGCTGTCGTCGCCTTCGCGCTTCTCGCTCTCACCGCTCTCATTCCTTTTCATGCGCACGCTCTGACGCCGACCACGACGACCCTGACCCTCAGTGCGCCCTGCTTCACCCAGGGTTGCATTCTCACTTTCACGGCCAAGGTGACGGGTGGATCGAGCAGCGTTCACCCTGGGCTGGTTTACTTCTGTGAGGGCTCCGTTGCCAACTGTGAGAACACGATAGCCATCGGCCACGCGCAGCTGACCGCCACTGGCAGTGCGGCGATCGTGGTCGGAGCGCAGAGTCTGGTTCCCGGCACACATCAAATCTACGCTGTCTTCGCGGGAACATCGGTGTACTCAGGAAGCAGCTCCGCCGTGCAGGAACTTACTGTTCCATCGTCCGTCCTGACGACGCTGACGAATCTTTCGGCCACCCCCGCCGATCAGGCAGGACAATACAAGCTGCAGGCACAAGTAACGTCATTGGGAAATTCGGGAGCCACGGGCAACGTCTCGTTCTTCGACACCAGCTTTGCAAACGCTCCCCTGGGTTCCGTCCCGATGACGAATAACGGGTTTGTAGGGTTCTACGACAATGCGAATTTGTTCGACCTGACGGGAATTCCGTCGAACTATTTCGGGGACGTGGTCAAAGTCGCGACTGGGGACTTCAATCGCGATGGATCCGACGACATTCTGCTGGTGGGGGCTCACGCTATACATGTCATGCTAGGGAGCGCGAACAGAAGATTCACCCTAGCACCCTCGTCTTCGCCGAACCTTGGAACAAGCTCCGGCGACATCAAGGTCGCGGACTTCAATAGCGACGGGAAGCTGGACATAGCTGTCCCCGATGCAAGCACGCACTCCGTCCGGGTAAGCCTCGGAAACGGCGACGGTACATTTACTGACGTGACACCGACCACGTTCACGGAGAATCCTGTGAATGTGTACGTGGGCGACTTCAACGGCGACGGGATTCCTGACCTCGTGGTGACCATCCAGGACCCGAGCACACAGACCTATGCTCTCCAGGTGGCGCTGGGCAACGGCAATGGCACCTTCACTCCGCAGTCAGCCACCTACCTCTCCGGCCACATCACGAATCTGCCGGTGTATATCGCAGACGAGGACGGAGATGGGAAGCTGGACCTGATCGTCACGGACTCCGGGACGTTCGCGAGTCAGCTGCGGGTGCTTCATGGCAATGGAGATGGGACGTTTACTGCAGTAGCGGCAGCAACACAGACCACTGCGCCGATCCTGACTACCGCAGGCGACTACACAGGCGACGGGATTCTCGATGTCTTCATCTATGACGGCAATAACATTGTCATGTGGGCGGGTGTGGGGGATGGGACGTTCGTCCAGCCGCCTAATGGATATGGGGTTCTCAACATCGAGGACCGCATCTTCAAATCGCTTGTGACGGGCGACTTCGACCACAACGGGACACTTGAGCCCGCCGGCGCGGTTCTTGAGACACTCAATCCGACGCCCGATTCTGCGTATATTGTGTACGTTGGGCAAAACACCCCGCCGGGTTATCTGTCATACGCTCCTCTTGACGGGCTGCCTATTCCTGATCTGAATGGGAGTGTCTACACGCCGGGTTCTATTGCTGTCGGGGACTTCAATGGCGACGGATTTCTCGACATTCTCGATTTCACACCCACTACAACTCCGCAGACGACAAACTATGCGGGAGGAAACATCTTTGTGCTGGATAGCGCCACGTCCCCGGCTATAACGCTGGGAGCCACGGGCATTCACCAGGTGGTGGCTACATACCAGGGGGACAGCTCTCACCTGGCGAGCACCTCTCCGCCCCAGGCGCTGACTGGAGCGCAGTCTGCAAATGGGGGCACGAGCTTTACCGGACTCACATCAGTCTCCCTGAACGGCGGGGCCAGCCTTGACGGTGGAGTGCTGCGTTTGACCGACGGCAACAGCTTCGAGGCACGCAGCGCTTTCTACCCGACTCGCGTCCCGGTGTATGACTTCCAGACCAGCTTCGAGTTCCAGATTCCTAACCAAGAGTCAGACGGACTGGCGTTTGTGCTCCAGTCGAATGGGCCGAATGCGATTGGGTCGAACGGAGGCGGCATTGGCTACGGTGTTGCGCCGGGGGCAAGCTCAGGCGCATCGATCATCAACAGCCTAGCCGTGATCTTCGACACGCATAACAATCAGGGTGAGGGGGCAAACTCGGTTCGCATTGAGACCGGTGGCATCACGTCGCCAGCGGGCTCCGTCGATCTCACTTCGAGCGGCATCGATCTACATAGCGGAGATCACTTCCTGGCCCAGATCGTGCATGCCGAGACGACCGGAGCCCTGGGACTGACGATCAACGATCTGGATACCGGGAAGTCCTTCACCCATACCTTTACTGTCGATCTCTTCGGAGCTCTTGGCGACACCTCCGGCTACGCAGGGTTCACGTCAGCTACCGGAGCTACGGCTTCGACGGTCAGCGTGCTGAAGTGGACTTACTCCGGCGAGCGCTGCTGCGACACCATCGGCAGCACAAATACCCCCTACTATCCCAACGGGTTTGTGAATCCGGGCAGCGCGATTCAGTTCTACGGTGGCTCTGCGCTCTCAGGGACAGCGCTGCAACTGACGAGTGGCGGCACGTTCGAGGCAACCCGCACCAATATTCTTGGCGCGGTGGAGTCCCAACAATGGGTGACCGACTTCGACTTCGCGATCCAGGGCACGGGCGGGGATGGGTTCACGTTCTTCCGGTCGAGCGATGGCTATCCCGGAGTGACGGGCGGGTTTGGAGGAGCGTTAGGCTACGCGGGACCATACCGGGGAGGAAATCCAGGCGCTCCGGCAGGTTTTGGCGATAGCCTCGCCATCAAGTTCGACCTGCACGATAACGCCGGTGAAAGCCCGAATTCTACTGGCCTCTACTTCAATGGAGCGTCTCCGACAACACCCGCGCTCGATCTCTATCCCAGCCGCGTCGATCTTCACAGCGGGCACACCTTCCACGCCCGGATCAGCTACTTCCGGGGAGCGATTAGCCTCTCCATCACGGATCTGACGAGCTACGCGGTCTTCACCACGCGTTTTGCCCCGAGTACGGGTCTTGGAACGGCGTCTGTGGGATTCACCGCCGCCACTGGGGCGACGGCGAATACGATTCAGATTCTCAACTGGACCTACGACAGCGTCGACGTGGACTTCTAA